A part of Leptospira wolffii serovar Khorat str. Khorat-H2 genomic DNA contains:
- the rpoC gene encoding DNA-directed RNA polymerase subunit beta', which yields MRSNNDFESITIRLASPDRIKEWSYGEVKKPETINYRTLKPERDGLFCEKIFGTTKDWECYCGKFKSIRYKGVVCDKCGVEVTHSKVRRERMGHIELAAPVSHIWYYRSVPSRMGLLLDMTINQLKSVLYFEKYVIIDPADTGRNRGELIDEEEYHAYLDEYGDKFVAGIGADAIKELLSRIDVDAEARIIRQKIQDKEKISDKRILKRLEVLEAFRDSGNRPEWMVLDVVPVIPPELRPMVQLEGGRFATSDLNDLYRRVINRNNRLKRLLALKAPEIIVRNEKRMLQEAVDALFDNSRRKRTVKGKGNRPLKSISDMLKGKQGRFRQNLLGKRVDYSGRSVIVVGPELKYHEMGLPKKMALELFKPFIMKRLVDLDLAPNIKSAKKKVEAEEKEVFDVLETVVKEHPVMLNRAPTLHRLGIQAFLPILVEGKAIKLHPLVCHAFNADFDGDQMAIHVPLTPKAQLEVWMLMLSPHNILNPANGHPICGPTQDIVLGIYYLTSELPTEAGVPLKSFANLDEVVYAIDRGVIEYRTKISVLHQGKILETTPGRLIFNTVLPEGYPYVNRALSDKETNRIIAEVYEKYGPAQTVLMLDDIKKLGYRYATIFSPTISIEDIRVSPGKVTLVGDANKEVERADGEYRKGIITNEERKKKVIEIWTKTNDLITDSMFKELEKDKGGYNPVFIMAASGARGSKQQIRQLAGMRGLMAKPSGEIIELAIRSNFREGLSVLEFFISTHGARKGLADTALKTADAGYLTRRLVDISQDVIVAEDDCGTEESITLGTVKEGENVIVSLSDRVFGRYTAEDIVDPVSENVVYPKDTLITREVGQKLENLGYEKIKVRSPLTCEARWGICIKCYGMDMARLTPAEIGEAVGTIAAQSIGQPGTQLTMRTFHIGGAASAKVQEKEHKVGYRAIVNAINGRTLQTADRGLIFTRRGSIVVQRLIQQFNSSELTNLRVENGQKVDKGELVATLSTGENVTSEAPGTIKIADGLFRILGEEAVVPVKTGTSLNVKETQITEANQALAEFDPFNEIGVSEIEGNVAWVDLEVGKNVRRDEDVKTSNVIYKVIEQRRDKLVPRIVVTYGSTKEEYLVPVDAIISVLNGDKVKAGDILFKIPTVAEKTRDITGGLPRVDELFEARRPKDATTLAETDGRIEDNGEIVKEKRVLYIVPDNEELDKVKVTIPIGKQLRVRHGDFVKRGDQMDDGNLDPHDILRVKGVTALQVYLVQEVQEVYRLQGVHINDKHIEVVVRQMMRKVLITDSGDTSFVNQQQVDRFAFIEENKRVVAEGGSPAQSVPILLGLTKASLNTESFFSAASFQETTKVLTDAAIKGKTDNLMGLKENVIIGHMIPAGTGMRKYRDVAVFKETYGDLDRPLEVEEEEIPVAIPEDSEN from the coding sequence ATGAGATCCAATAACGACTTCGAATCAATCACAATCAGACTGGCTTCTCCCGACAGGATCAAAGAATGGTCCTACGGAGAAGTCAAGAAACCGGAAACGATCAACTACCGTACTCTGAAACCGGAGCGCGACGGTCTATTCTGCGAAAAAATCTTCGGAACCACCAAGGACTGGGAATGCTATTGCGGTAAATTCAAGTCCATCCGTTACAAGGGTGTGGTTTGCGACAAATGCGGGGTCGAGGTAACTCACTCCAAAGTTCGTCGTGAGCGTATGGGGCATATCGAACTCGCAGCTCCAGTTTCGCATATCTGGTACTACCGTTCCGTTCCTTCCAGAATGGGACTTCTCTTGGACATGACCATCAATCAGCTCAAGAGCGTTCTTTATTTCGAGAAATACGTCATCATCGATCCGGCTGATACCGGAAGAAATCGCGGCGAACTCATCGACGAAGAAGAATACCACGCTTATCTGGACGAATACGGCGACAAATTCGTAGCAGGTATCGGTGCGGACGCGATCAAAGAACTTCTTTCCCGTATCGATGTGGATGCGGAAGCACGCATCATCCGCCAAAAAATCCAGGATAAGGAAAAAATCTCCGACAAGAGAATCCTAAAGCGTCTAGAAGTTTTGGAAGCGTTCCGTGATTCCGGTAACCGTCCCGAGTGGATGGTTCTGGACGTTGTTCCTGTCATTCCTCCCGAACTCCGCCCAATGGTTCAGTTGGAGGGTGGACGTTTCGCTACTTCCGATTTGAACGATCTATATCGTCGTGTTATCAACAGAAACAACCGTCTAAAACGCCTTCTCGCCTTGAAAGCTCCCGAGATCATCGTTCGTAACGAAAAACGTATGCTCCAGGAAGCGGTGGACGCGTTATTCGACAATAGCCGCCGCAAACGTACCGTAAAAGGTAAAGGGAACCGTCCTCTTAAATCCATCTCGGACATGCTGAAAGGAAAGCAGGGACGTTTCCGCCAAAACCTACTCGGTAAGAGGGTGGATTACTCCGGTCGTTCCGTGATCGTGGTCGGTCCTGAGTTGAAATACCACGAGATGGGTCTTCCTAAGAAGATGGCTCTCGAACTATTTAAACCTTTTATTATGAAGCGTTTGGTGGATCTGGACCTGGCTCCTAACATCAAATCCGCTAAGAAGAAGGTGGAAGCGGAAGAAAAAGAAGTCTTCGACGTTCTGGAAACCGTCGTGAAAGAACACCCGGTCATGTTGAACCGTGCTCCTACCCTTCACCGTTTGGGAATCCAGGCCTTCCTTCCTATCCTAGTAGAAGGTAAAGCCATCAAGTTGCATCCTCTGGTATGTCACGCGTTCAACGCGGACTTCGACGGGGATCAAATGGCGATCCACGTTCCTCTGACTCCTAAGGCTCAGTTGGAAGTATGGATGCTAATGCTTTCTCCTCACAATATCTTGAACCCTGCGAACGGTCACCCGATCTGTGGACCTACTCAGGATATCGTACTCGGGATTTATTATCTAACCTCCGAGCTTCCAACCGAAGCGGGAGTTCCTCTCAAGTCCTTTGCGAATTTGGATGAAGTGGTTTATGCGATCGACCGTGGCGTCATCGAATACAGAACCAAAATCTCCGTTCTTCACCAAGGAAAGATCCTGGAAACCACCCCGGGAAGATTGATCTTCAATACGGTTCTTCCGGAAGGATATCCTTACGTGAACCGTGCTCTCTCCGATAAAGAGACGAACCGAATCATCGCAGAAGTTTACGAGAAATACGGGCCGGCTCAAACCGTTCTGATGCTCGACGATATCAAGAAATTAGGATATCGCTACGCTACTATTTTCAGCCCGACCATCTCTATCGAAGACATCCGCGTATCCCCGGGTAAAGTTACCCTGGTCGGCGACGCGAATAAGGAAGTGGAAAGGGCTGACGGAGAGTATCGTAAAGGTATTATCACTAACGAAGAACGTAAGAAGAAGGTAATCGAGATCTGGACTAAAACCAATGACCTCATCACCGACTCCATGTTCAAAGAACTCGAGAAGGACAAGGGCGGTTATAACCCTGTGTTCATTATGGCCGCATCCGGCGCCCGCGGATCCAAACAACAGATCCGTCAGTTGGCTGGTATGCGCGGTCTGATGGCGAAACCTTCCGGAGAGATCATCGAGCTTGCGATTCGCTCCAACTTCCGCGAGGGATTGAGCGTTCTTGAATTCTTCATCTCCACTCACGGTGCTCGTAAAGGTCTTGCGGATACGGCGTTGAAAACTGCCGACGCAGGTTACCTAACCCGCCGTTTGGTGGATATTTCCCAAGACGTGATCGTCGCAGAGGACGATTGCGGAACGGAAGAGTCTATCACTCTCGGAACCGTAAAAGAAGGGGAGAATGTTATCGTTTCCTTGAGCGATCGTGTATTCGGTCGTTACACCGCGGAAGACATCGTAGACCCCGTTTCCGAAAATGTAGTGTATCCTAAGGATACTCTGATTACGAGGGAAGTTGGTCAGAAATTGGAGAACCTTGGTTACGAGAAAATCAAGGTTCGTTCTCCTCTAACCTGCGAGGCTCGTTGGGGAATCTGTATTAAATGTTACGGTATGGATATGGCTCGTCTGACTCCTGCGGAAATCGGAGAGGCAGTCGGAACCATCGCCGCTCAGTCCATCGGGCAGCCTGGAACTCAGCTCACGATGCGTACCTTCCACATCGGTGGTGCCGCGTCCGCTAAGGTCCAAGAGAAGGAGCACAAAGTCGGATACCGCGCGATCGTTAACGCGATCAACGGACGTACTCTCCAAACTGCCGATCGCGGTCTGATCTTCACTCGCCGCGGATCCATCGTAGTACAAAGATTGATCCAACAGTTCAATTCTTCCGAGCTCACCAACCTTCGCGTGGAGAACGGTCAGAAGGTGGACAAGGGAGAGCTAGTCGCTACTCTGTCCACCGGTGAGAACGTTACCTCCGAAGCGCCGGGAACGATTAAGATCGCCGACGGTCTTTTCCGAATCTTGGGAGAAGAAGCGGTAGTTCCCGTTAAGACAGGAACTTCCTTGAACGTGAAGGAAACTCAGATCACCGAAGCGAATCAAGCTTTGGCCGAGTTCGACCCATTCAACGAGATCGGCGTTTCCGAGATCGAAGGAAACGTGGCTTGGGTGGATTTGGAAGTCGGTAAGAACGTTCGACGCGACGAGGACGTTAAGACTTCAAACGTTATCTATAAGGTAATCGAGCAACGTAGGGATAAATTGGTTCCGAGAATCGTGGTAACTTACGGTTCTACTAAGGAAGAATATCTGGTTCCTGTGGACGCTATTATCTCCGTTCTGAACGGAGATAAAGTGAAGGCAGGGGACATTCTATTCAAGATTCCTACCGTAGCGGAAAAAACCCGGGATATTACCGGTGGTCTTCCTCGCGTGGATGAGCTCTTCGAGGCACGTCGCCCGAAAGATGCGACTACTCTGGCTGAGACGGACGGACGTATCGAAGATAACGGAGAAATCGTAAAAGAAAAACGGGTTCTCTACATCGTTCCGGATAACGAAGAATTAGATAAAGTTAAAGTAACGATTCCGATCGGTAAACAGCTCCGAGTTCGTCACGGGGACTTCGTAAAACGCGGAGACCAGATGGACGACGGAAATCTGGATCCTCACGATATCTTGAGAGTAAAAGGTGTAACCGCTCTTCAAGTGTATCTGGTGCAAGAGGTCCAAGAGGTTTACAGACTGCAAGGGGTGCATATCAACGATAAGCACATCGAAGTGGTCGTTCGCCAGATGATGCGTAAGGTTCTGATCACCGACTCCGGAGACACTTCCTTCGTAAACCAACAACAGGTGGATCGTTTCGCCTTTATCGAGGAAAACAAGCGAGTCGTAGCGGAAGGGGGATCCCCCGCACAGTCCGTTCCGATTCTCTTGGGATTGACCAAGGCTTCTTTGAATACCGAGTCATTCTTCTCTGCTGCTTCCTTCCAGGAAACAACCAAGGTTTTGACCGACGCGGCGATCAAAGGTAAGACCGACAATCTAATGGGACTTAAGGAGAATGTGATCATCGGTCATATGATTCCTGCGGGAACCGGAATGAGAAAGTATAGGGACGTCGCCGTATTCAAGGAAACTTACGGAGATCTGGATCGTCCTCTGGAAGTGGAAGAGGAAGAGATTCCCGTAGCCATACCGGAAGACAGCGAGAACTAA
- the rpsL gene encoding 30S ribosomal protein S12, with translation MPTISQLIRHGRKKQKNKSKSPALKSSPQRRGVCTRVTTFTPKKPNSAMRKVARVRLTTGIEVTAYIPGEGHNLQEHNVVLIRGGRVKDLPGVRYHIIRGTLDTLGIDKRRKGRSKYGTKKPKA, from the coding sequence ATGCCTACAATTAGCCAACTTATAAGACACGGCAGGAAGAAACAGAAGAACAAATCTAAATCTCCTGCATTGAAAAGCTCCCCTCAGCGTAGAGGAGTATGCACTAGGGTGACTACGTTCACTCCTAAAAAACCGAACTCTGCAATGCGGAAAGTAGCAAGGGTTCGTTTGACCACCGGAATCGAAGTAACCGCTTACATTCCAGGTGAGGGACATAACCTGCAAGAGCACAACGTTGTTCTGATTCGCGGGGGAAGGGTAAAAGACCTTCCAGGGGTTCGTTATCATATTATCCGCGGTACCTTGGATACTCTAGGTATCGACAAACGTCGTAAGGGTCGTTCTAAATACGGAACGAAAAAACCTAAGGCGTAA
- the rpsG gene encoding 30S ribosomal protein S7, whose amino-acid sequence MSRRRGKVEPRKIQADPVYSDTNIAKFINCLMVDGKKSVAETLFYDALDLVQKKTGNDPYVTFKEALENVKPQVEVKSRRVGGVTYQVPIEVRPERRLALGIRWLIRYSRDRNEKGMANKLAAEFIEAQKGTGAAIKKKEDIRKMADANKAFSHYRW is encoded by the coding sequence ATGTCTAGAAGAAGAGGAAAAGTAGAGCCCCGTAAGATCCAAGCGGATCCGGTTTACAGCGACACAAATATCGCTAAGTTCATCAATTGCTTGATGGTGGACGGAAAGAAATCCGTAGCAGAAACCTTATTTTACGATGCATTAGATCTCGTTCAGAAAAAGACCGGAAACGATCCTTACGTTACTTTCAAAGAAGCTTTGGAAAACGTAAAGCCTCAGGTCGAAGTTAAATCCCGCCGCGTAGGTGGTGTGACTTACCAAGTTCCTATCGAAGTTCGTCCGGAAAGACGTTTAGCTTTAGGAATCAGATGGTTGATCCGTTATTCCAGGGACAGAAACGAGAAAGGTATGGCGAACAAGCTGGCTGCCGAGTTTATCGAAGCTCAGAAAGGCACCGGTGCCGCTATCAAGAAGAAAGAAGATATCCGTAAAATGGCAGATGCTAACAAAGCATTCAGCCACTATCGCTGGTAA
- a CDS encoding adenylate/guanylate cyclase domain-containing protein: MEQEIASENQDFAEKTDLEELLSQYKDAIDKSTIVSMTNLHGRITYANDEFCRLSKYNREELVGKPHNIVRHPDMPKEAFREMWSTIKSGRIWKGIVENRAKDGSKYIVSTTIIPIKNPDGTNKEYIGIRSDISELVLSQNKVRSLLNASSKFVPSQFLKELKSTDLASVNPGEATTLKLTVLFADIRGFTSIAEKLSAGDIFQSLNRYIAHMEPVITRNDGFIDKFIGDGVMALFHHSDNALKAAKEMLQELDKFNDLLLGEGSEKIRIGIGIHYGQVVLGTVGTETRMNTTVIGDTVNIAARMEKLTKRAGVPILFTEETLKEVDLTKFKIKKVGQSTLRGRTKRTILYTLK, encoded by the coding sequence ATGGAGCAGGAAATCGCGTCCGAAAATCAGGATTTTGCGGAGAAAACCGACTTAGAAGAACTTCTGAGCCAGTACAAGGACGCAATCGACAAAAGCACGATCGTATCCATGACCAACCTACATGGCAGAATTACCTACGCTAATGACGAGTTCTGTCGACTCTCCAAATACAATCGGGAAGAATTAGTCGGCAAGCCGCATAATATCGTCCGTCATCCGGATATGCCAAAGGAAGCCTTTCGAGAAATGTGGTCTACGATCAAATCCGGTAGAATCTGGAAAGGAATCGTGGAAAATAGAGCAAAGGATGGAAGCAAATACATCGTTAGTACTACTATCATTCCTATAAAAAATCCGGATGGAACCAATAAAGAGTATATCGGAATCAGAAGCGATATTTCCGAACTTGTCCTTTCTCAAAACAAAGTTCGTTCCCTTTTAAATGCGAGTTCCAAGTTCGTTCCTTCTCAATTTCTCAAGGAATTGAAATCAACCGACCTGGCTTCCGTTAATCCTGGAGAAGCCACCACTCTAAAGCTGACTGTACTTTTCGCAGACATCAGAGGCTTTACTTCCATCGCAGAAAAACTATCTGCGGGGGATATTTTCCAAAGTCTAAACCGTTACATTGCACATATGGAACCGGTAATTACTCGTAATGACGGCTTTATCGACAAATTCATTGGAGACGGAGTCATGGCTCTTTTTCATCACTCTGATAATGCGCTAAAAGCGGCCAAGGAAATGCTTCAAGAGTTAGATAAATTCAACGATCTCTTACTAGGAGAAGGTTCGGAAAAAATAAGAATAGGAATCGGCATCCATTACGGTCAAGTTGTCTTAGGAACGGTCGGAACGGAAACCAGAATGAACACTACTGTAATCGGAGACACTGTAAACATCGCCGCCAGAATGGAAAAATTAACCAAGAGAGCGGGTGTCCCGATCTTATTCACGGAAGAAACACTGAAAGAGGTCGACTTAACCAAATTTAAAATCAAAAAAGTGGGTCAATCCACTCTTAGAGGGAGAACTAAGCGTACGATCTTATATACTCTGAAATAA
- a CDS encoding adenylate/guanylate cyclase domain-containing protein, whose protein sequence is MAFKRSIIASASEDRLENLILERLKPGADKERIDQRIWDLFGEVWCIMFTDLSGFSRGVEKFGIIHFLQTIHESERILVPVIEDHDGILLKSEGDSFLVIFRNVAKGLQAAIRMQKELVEYNKNKIPEEKILLCVGLGYGKVLKIGDIDVFGSEVNTASKLGEDTAEAGEILLTQSVFDNAENLEYKFEPIQDVPAGTTGAYRLVY, encoded by the coding sequence ATGGCCTTTAAAAGAAGCATTATCGCAAGCGCATCGGAAGACAGATTGGAGAATCTGATTTTAGAAAGGCTCAAGCCCGGAGCGGATAAGGAAAGGATAGACCAAAGGATCTGGGATCTTTTCGGAGAAGTTTGGTGCATCATGTTCACCGATCTCTCCGGGTTCTCGAGAGGAGTGGAGAAGTTCGGGATCATCCATTTTTTACAGACCATCCATGAGTCCGAAAGAATCTTAGTGCCGGTCATAGAAGATCATGACGGTATTCTTCTCAAATCGGAAGGGGACAGTTTTCTCGTTATCTTTCGCAATGTCGCAAAGGGATTGCAGGCGGCGATTCGGATGCAGAAGGAACTAGTCGAATACAATAAGAATAAAATCCCGGAAGAAAAGATCCTACTCTGCGTCGGATTAGGATACGGTAAGGTGTTAAAGATCGGAGACATAGACGTATTCGGTTCCGAAGTAAATACCGCAAGCAAGCTGGGAGAAGACACGGCCGAGGCCGGAGAAATCCTACTTACACAATCCGTTTTCGACAATGCGGAAAATTTAGAATATAAATTCGAACCTATCCAGGACGTCCCGGCAGGAACGACGGGAGCCTATAGACTTGTCTATTAG
- a CDS encoding metallophosphoesterase — translation MPTSKIKYVVLSDVHLGAYNSLLTYIEEFPDPVKEEDKYKVNPQKTSPALLELISCIKHIVQTVNGSSKPPQFILLGDVLELALGDINEASMTFERFLEVAYKEQKSVFSDSILYIPGNHDHHLWETARERQYVDYIARLKPNQYIQNAWYTTKMVDPDFVESDLLTGILRRNRKLKKGEAVIAYPNFEIVSKDGSRSVFLSHGNFLENIYALMSTIQRILLPEIDKDKNQEKPKRNFWEKLLDLNPFRAAVEVPNPTSITVLEKENFAWIDFFWSTLGRSGKVGKGIGLIYDMLQDEKAVGRLASNVTSYLLRKLDTFFLLKYFLQWAIGRTLKKVVLKVGQAERGMSDTVLSDEVIRNLDTYLAETIPHQWEEETRRTKRKFPQDYAFIFGHTHKPFVSVSQGLGLKIQDKLIFNTGGWVVDTIQTMKSHGGAVLFIDDDAHVASFQAYSEGEIKSRFLLPEGKTNPLYETLQAKIDLSHRKFENLSKSLEEEIRLRRRLLKIRVKE, via the coding sequence ATGCCTACAAGTAAAATCAAATATGTTGTGTTATCCGACGTTCATCTAGGAGCATATAATAGTTTACTTACATACATCGAAGAGTTTCCGGATCCTGTTAAGGAAGAGGACAAGTATAAGGTAAACCCCCAGAAGACATCTCCCGCACTCCTGGAATTGATTTCCTGTATCAAACATATCGTTCAAACGGTGAACGGCTCTAGTAAACCGCCTCAGTTCATTCTACTCGGAGACGTGTTGGAACTTGCCTTGGGAGATATCAACGAAGCCTCAATGACCTTCGAGAGATTCTTGGAAGTCGCCTATAAGGAACAGAAAAGCGTTTTTTCCGACAGCATACTATATATTCCAGGAAACCACGACCATCATCTCTGGGAAACAGCTAGAGAAAGGCAATATGTGGACTATATCGCGAGACTCAAGCCCAACCAATACATTCAAAATGCGTGGTATACCACCAAGATGGTGGATCCCGACTTCGTTGAATCCGACCTGTTAACCGGCATTTTGAGAAGAAATCGCAAATTGAAGAAAGGAGAAGCCGTCATTGCTTATCCTAATTTCGAAATCGTGAGTAAGGACGGAAGCAGATCCGTATTCCTTTCCCATGGAAACTTTCTGGAAAATATCTACGCGCTAATGAGCACGATCCAAAGAATCCTGCTCCCGGAAATAGACAAAGACAAGAATCAGGAAAAACCCAAGCGCAATTTCTGGGAAAAGCTCTTGGATCTAAACCCTTTCCGAGCCGCAGTGGAGGTCCCGAACCCTACTTCCATAACCGTTTTGGAAAAGGAGAACTTCGCATGGATCGATTTTTTTTGGTCCACGTTAGGCAGATCCGGAAAAGTCGGAAAAGGGATAGGCCTAATTTACGATATGCTTCAGGACGAAAAGGCGGTAGGAAGACTTGCGAGCAACGTAACCAGCTATCTATTGAGAAAACTGGATACTTTCTTTCTACTGAAATATTTCCTTCAATGGGCGATCGGACGGACCCTCAAGAAAGTCGTACTCAAAGTGGGTCAGGCGGAGAGAGGGATGTCCGATACTGTCTTAAGCGACGAAGTAATCCGCAATCTGGACACCTATTTGGCGGAAACCATCCCCCACCAATGGGAAGAGGAGACCAGAAGGACCAAGCGTAAATTTCCGCAGGACTATGCCTTTATTTTCGGCCATACCCACAAACCTTTCGTCTCGGTCTCCCAAGGTTTAGGATTAAAAATCCAAGACAAGCTCATCTTCAACACCGGTGGATGGGTCGTAGATACCATACAAACCATGAAGTCCCACGGAGGAGCCGTATTATTCATCGACGACGACGCTCATGTCGCCTCCTTCCAGGCTTATTCGGAAGGGGAAATCAAATCCAGATTCCTTTTACCTGAAGGGAAAACCAATCCTCTCTACGAGACGCTGCAAGCCAAGATCGATCTTTCCCACCGTAAATTCGAAAACCTCTCCAAATCCCTCGAGGAGGAGATCCGACTGAGACGTCGCCTTTTGAAAATCAGAGTCAAGGAATAA
- a CDS encoding GMC oxidoreductase encodes MKFYEAIVIGTGFGGSINACRLSKKWPGKVLVLERGKEYPKGSFPRSPEGMSKNFWNVPEEGTVPRSSQFKKSGRQTGLFDIRNYPKLDVVLSAGLGGGSLIYANVFLEPPDHIFDERWPETCKKRNLKPYYKVVKEVLGSRPIPDNGEERRKVVRTELYEKFAAHESRVSKRADLNVFFGNDFKKPTPIGVQEKNRYGAIQTSCTYCAECDVGCNTHSKNTLDLNYLFVAKNSHKAEIRTEHLATKIIPLGAKGEEDPSASGAYGYRVHFLNLQNGKTVATYADTRRVVVSAGTLGTTELLLKCKTKFKTLAKISDKIGTQFSGNGDFLSFTAKGDKPADPNYGPVITQYTDYNLFQNFDSKKAFVLEDASYPVFASYFVSGAIPLIFRLKYIFHIVGEFFRSIWDGKIFGKIGFLLGEALKGDISYTSAVLLCMGIDTSDGKMYLDKKGTLQITWPQAENMTLYNTIMDVNKRFSKFTNAKTRFPMPTYSWPVRNNVTVHPLGGCVVGSSAAFGVCSSDPKTFGKVFGYEGLYVADGSLLPTAVGANPSMTISALSEMVAEAITGRKPNASLR; translated from the coding sequence TTGAAGTTCTACGAAGCGATAGTGATAGGTACTGGATTCGGCGGTTCGATTAACGCGTGTAGGCTTTCCAAAAAATGGCCGGGTAAGGTTCTGGTCTTGGAACGAGGTAAGGAATATCCGAAAGGCTCTTTTCCCCGTTCACCGGAAGGAATGTCCAAGAATTTCTGGAATGTACCCGAAGAAGGGACGGTTCCACGTTCTTCCCAATTCAAGAAAAGCGGTCGCCAGACCGGATTATTCGATATCCGCAACTATCCTAAGTTGGATGTGGTCCTTTCCGCAGGTTTGGGAGGGGGTTCTCTTATTTATGCAAACGTGTTTTTGGAGCCTCCGGATCATATTTTCGACGAACGATGGCCGGAAACCTGCAAAAAACGTAATTTAAAACCGTATTATAAAGTAGTGAAGGAAGTCCTAGGCTCCCGTCCTATCCCCGATAACGGGGAGGAGCGGAGAAAAGTAGTCAGGACGGAATTGTACGAAAAATTCGCCGCTCACGAATCCCGTGTCTCCAAGCGGGCCGATCTCAACGTATTTTTCGGAAACGATTTCAAGAAGCCAACTCCTATCGGGGTTCAGGAAAAAAACCGCTACGGCGCGATCCAAACTTCCTGCACTTACTGTGCGGAATGTGATGTCGGTTGTAACACCCATTCTAAGAATACTCTGGATCTGAATTACCTTTTTGTTGCGAAGAATTCGCATAAGGCGGAGATCCGTACGGAACATCTCGCTACTAAAATCATTCCTTTAGGGGCAAAGGGAGAGGAAGATCCTTCCGCAAGCGGCGCATACGGTTATAGGGTCCATTTTTTGAATCTGCAAAACGGAAAGACGGTGGCGACTTACGCCGATACCAGGAGAGTCGTCGTTTCCGCCGGGACTTTGGGAACGACAGAACTTCTTCTTAAATGCAAAACGAAATTTAAAACTCTCGCTAAGATCTCCGACAAGATAGGGACCCAATTCTCCGGAAACGGGGACTTCTTATCCTTTACCGCTAAGGGAGATAAGCCTGCGGATCCGAATTACGGCCCGGTGATCACTCAATACACGGATTATAATCTATTCCAAAATTTCGATTCAAAGAAGGCTTTCGTATTGGAGGATGCAAGTTATCCTGTATTTGCCTCTTATTTCGTATCCGGAGCCATCCCTCTGATCTTCCGTTTGAAGTATATCTTCCATATCGTCGGAGAATTTTTCCGCAGTATCTGGGACGGCAAGATTTTCGGTAAGATAGGTTTCCTACTCGGCGAAGCTTTGAAAGGGGATATCTCCTATACGTCCGCAGTCCTTCTATGCATGGGAATCGATACTTCCGACGGGAAAATGTATTTGGATAAGAAGGGAACTCTGCAGATCACCTGGCCTCAGGCGGAGAATATGACGCTTTACAATACCATAATGGATGTGAATAAGCGTTTTTCCAAATTCACGAACGCCAAAACTAGATTTCCGATGCCCACTTATTCCTGGCCCGTCCGGAATAACGTGACGGTCCATCCTTTGGGTGGTTGCGTCGTCGGATCTTCCGCTGCGTTCGGAGTCTGTTCTTCGGATCCAAAGACGTTCGGAAAGGTTTTCGGATATGAGGGTTTATATGTGGCGGACGGAAGCTTATTACCGACCGCAGTGGGAGCGAATCCGTCCATGACTATTTCTGCACTTTCGGAAATGGTTGCGGAAGCGATTACTGGAAGAAAACCGAACGCGAGTTTAAGGTAG